A genome region from Manihot esculenta cultivar AM560-2 chromosome 5, M.esculenta_v8, whole genome shotgun sequence includes the following:
- the LOC110615783 gene encoding probable carbohydrate esterase At4g34215 — MAIPKLLWLLLALQIIHSSSAIDLHPTDVFILAGQSNMAGRGGVDKRKWNGFILPECRPNPSILRLNAQFKWELARDPLHADIDVGKTCGVGPGMAFANGIKANESRIGVVGLVPCAVGGTKISKWAQGTRLYNQLVSRANESVRYGGRIRAILWYQGESDTVWRKDAEAYKGKMEGLIGSLRRDLNIPNIPVIQVALASGEGRYTELVRRGQLAIKLPNVEFVDAKGLSLKADKLHLATTSEVHLGLKLADAFITSFGHMLSN; from the exons ATGGCGATTCCCAAGCTATTATGGCTACTCTTGGCGTTGCAAATAATCCATTCCTCTTCAGCAATCGATCTTCATCCTACGGATGTCTTCATTCTAGCAGGCCAAAGCAATATGGCCGGCAGAGGCGGTGTCGATAAACGCAAATGGAATGGCTTTATTCTGCCGGAGTGTAGGCCTAATCCATCAATCCTCAGGTTAAATGCTCAATTCAAATGGGAACTGGCGCGCGACCCTCTCCATGCAGACATCGATGTAGGCAAAACGTGTGGGGTTGGTCCAGGGATGGCATTTGCTAATGGGATCAAAGCCAATGAGTCGAGGATTGGTGTGGTGGGTCTGGTTCCTTGTGCCGTTGGTGGAACTAAAATCAGTAAGTGGGCTCAAGGAACGAGGCTGTACAACCAGTTGGTGAGTCGAGCTAACGAGTCAGTGAGATATGGTGGAAGAATTAGAGCGATTTTGTGGTATCAGGGAGAGAGTGATACGGTGTGGAGAAAAGATGCTGAGGCTTACAAGGGGAAAATGGAAGGGCTTATTGGGAGTTTGCGTCGTGATCTTAATATTCCAAATATTCCTGTAATCCAG GTGGCGCTTGCTTCAGGAGAAGGAAGATACACAGAGCTGGTGAGAAGAGGTCAGCTAGCAATCAAGCTGCCGAATGTGGAATTCGTTGATGCCAAGGGATTGTCGCTAAAAGCAGATAAACTGCACCTCGCCACCACGTCTGAGGTTCATCTTGGTCTCAAATTGGCTGATGCCTTCATTACTTCTTTCGGCCATATGCTCTCTAATTAA
- the LOC110615090 gene encoding probable isoaspartyl peptidase/L-asparaginase 2 — protein sequence MGRWAIAVHGGAGVDPNLPLERQEEAKQLLTRCLNLGISALRSNLPAIDVVELVVRELESDPLFNSGRGSALTENGTVEMEASIMDGPKRRYGAVSGLTTVKNPISLAKLVMEKSPHSYLAFSGAEKFARQQGVELVENDYFITKENVEMLRLAKEANSIVFDYRIPLETCRAIATTTMDNPLQMMNGLPINVYAAETVGCVAVDSESRCAAATSTGGLMNKKTGRIGDSPLIGAGTYACELCGVSCTGEGEAIIRGTLARDVAAVMEYKGLGLQEAADFVINERLDEGIAGLIAVSKNGEVICRFNSNGMFRVCTNEDGFMEVGIW from the exons ATGGGGAGGTGGGCGATAGCCGTGCATGGAGGCGCTGGTGTGGACCCAAATCTCCCGCTAGAGCGTCAGGAGGAGGCCAAGCAACTCCTAACTCGCTGCCTCAATCTGGGTATCTCTGCTCTTCGCTCCAATCTCCCCGCCATTGACGTCGTTGAACTCGTT GTGAGGGAACTAGAAAGCGATCCTCTTTTTAATTCTGGTCGAGGATCCGCCCTAACTGAGAATGGAACGGTGGAGATGGAAGCTAGCATTATGGATGGACCCAAGAGAAGATATGGCGCCGTATCAGGTTTAACCACCGttaagaacccaatctctctcgCCAAACTTGTGATGGAGAAGTCTCCTCATTCCTATCTCGCCTTTTCTGGAGCAGAGAAGTTTGCCAGACAACAG GGTGTGGAATTGGTGGAAAATGACTACTTCATCACCAAGGAAAATGTGGAGATGCTAAGATTGGCAAAGGAAGCCAATTCCATCGTG TTTGATTATAGGATCCCTTTGGAGACTTGCAGGGCTATTGCAACTACAACCATGGATAATCCTTTGCAAATGATGAATGGCCTCCCAATCAACGTATATGCGGCAGAGACAGTAGGATGTGTAGCTGTGGACAGCGAGAGCCGGTGTGCTGCCGCAACATCAACAGGTGGGCTAATGAACAAAAAGACAGGTCGTATAGGTGACTCACCCTTGATTGGTGCGGGGACCTATGCATGCGAGCTTTGTGGAGTTTCATGCACAGGGGAAGGTGAAGCCATCATCCGTGGGACCCTAGCCCGAGATGTGGCAGCTGTGATGGAATATAAAGGGTTGGGGCTACAAGAGGCAGCAGATTTTGTGATAAATGAGAGACTTGATGAAGGAATTGCAGGATTGATAGCGGTGTCTAAAAATGGAGAAGTGATTTGTAGGTTTAATTCGAATGGAATGTTCAGAGTATGTACTAATGAAGATGGGTTCATGGAGGTTGGCATTTGGTGA
- the LOC110615782 gene encoding D-3-phosphoglycerate dehydrogenase 3, chloroplastic, with amino-acid sequence MAATSSWNLVFTSNQPSPSSLSWKLSFPSPFTSVQFQRRQTTTAQRFLVFATMMGAKPTILVSEKLGDAGLELLKTFANVDCSYNLSLEELCTKISLCDALIVRSGTKVTREVFESSSGRLKVVGRAGVGIDNVDLSAATEHGCLVVNAPTANTIAAAEHGIALLTAMARNIAQADASIKSGKWERSKYIGVSLVGKILAVIGFGKVGSEVARRAKGLGMNVIAHDPYAPADRAHAIGVELVRFEEAISSADFISLHMPLTPATSKMFNDETFSKMKKGVRIVNVARGGVIDEDALVRALDSGIVAQAALDVFTEEPPPRDSKLVQHESVIATPHLGASTTEAQEGVAIEVAEAVLGALKGELAATAVNAPMVPAEVLSELAPFVVLAEKLGRLAVQLVAGGSGVQSVKVTYASARGPDDLDTRLLRAMITKGIIEPTSNVFVNLVNADFTAKQRGIRITEERIVLDGSPEKPLEFIQVQIANVESKFASAISESGDIKVEGRVKDRKPHLTMIGSFGVDVSLEGSLILCRQVDQPGMIGKVGTILGEENVNVSFMTVGRIAPRKQAVMTIGVDEEPSKEALKRIGEITAIEEFVFLKL; translated from the exons ATGGCGGCTACTTCTTCATGGAACCTTGTCTTCACTTCAAACCAACCATCTCCTTCCTCTCTCTCATGGAAGCTCTCTTTCCCATCTCCGTTCACCTCTGTCCAATTTCAACGCCGCCAAACTACCACTGCACAAAGGTTCCTAGTTTTTGCCACTATGATGGGAGCCAAACCCACTATTCTCGTCTCTGAGAAGCTCGGAGATGCCGGCTTGGAGCTCCTTAAAACATTTGCAAATGTTGACTGTTCATACAACTTAAGCCTGGAGGAATTGTGTACTAAAATCTCACTGTGTGATGCGTTGATTGTAAGGAGTGGAACTAAGGTTACACGCGAAGTGTTTGAAAGTTCTAGTGGTAGACTTAAGGTTGTGGGTAGAGCTGGTGTTGGAATTGATAATGTTGATTTGTCCGCAGCGACTGAACATGGATGTCTGGTTGTCAATGCGCCTACGGCGAATACAATTGCTGCTGCGGAACATGGGATTGCGTTGCTTACTGCCATGGCAAGAAATATAGCGCAGGCTGATGCGTCCATTAAATCTG GCAAGTGGGAGAGAAGTAAATATATAGGAGTGTCTCTTGTGGGGAAAATTCTTGCTGTGATAGGATTTGGAAAGGTTGGATCAGAGGTTGCTAGGCGTGCTAAGGGTCTTGGCATGAATGTGATTGCACATGATCCTTATGCCCCTGCAGACCGAGCTCATGCCATAGGTGTGGAGTTGGTGCGATTTGAAGAAGCCATATCATCTGCTGATTTCATATCCCTGCATATGCCCCTTACCCCTGCTACATCAAAAATGTTCAATGATGAGACTTTCTCAAAGATGAAGAAAGGAGTTCGAATTGTTAATGTTGCTCGTGGTGGAGTCATTGATGAGGATGCTCTAGTTAGAGCTTTGGATTCTGGGATTGTTGCTCAG GCTGCTCTTGATGTCTTCACAGAGGAGCCCCCACCTAGAGATAGCAAGTTGGTGCAACATGAAAGTGTGATCGCTACTCCTCATCTTGGTGCTAGCACTACGGAGGCGCAG GAAGGGGTGGCTATTGAAGTAGCAGAAGCTGTTCTTGGTGCTTTGAAAGGGGAGCTTGCAGCTACTGCAGTGAATGCACCTATGGTTCCTGCTGAG GTTCTTTCAGAACTTGCACCATTTGTTGTACTAGCAGAAAAGCTTGGAAGGCTGGCTGTACAACTAGTTGCAGGTGGAAGTGGTGTGCAATCAGTGAAAGTGACTTACGCTTCAGCTAGAGGTCCGGATGATCTCGACACTCGCCTGCTCCGAGCTATGATTACCAAGGGCATAATTGAGCCTACCTCCAATGTTTTTGTAAACCTGGTAAATGCTGACTTCACAGCTAAACAGAGAGGAATAAGAATAACAGAAGAGCGCATTGTTTTGGATGGTTCACCTGAAAAGCCACTCGAGTTCATCCAGGTTCAAATTGCAAATGTGGAATCTAAATTTGCAAGTGCAATTTCTGAGTCTGGCGACATTAAAGTGGAAGGAAGAGTGAAAGATAGGAAACCTCATCTTACCATGATAGGATCATTTGGTGTTGATGTGAGCTTGGAAGGTAGCCTCATACTATGCCGGCAGGTTGATCAGCCAGGTATGATCGGAAAAGTAGGGACTATTCTCGGTGAGGAGAATGTAAATGTGAGCTTCATGACTGTTGGGAGGATAGCTCCACGAAAACAGGCAGTTATGACCATTGGTGTAGATGAGGAACCTAGCAAGGAAGCATTGAAGAGAATTGGAGAAATAACAGCCATTGAAGAATTTGTTTTCTTGAAGTTGTAG
- the LOC110614868 gene encoding probable carbohydrate esterase At4g34215, giving the protein MMLAFFILALVSQGTRLVASQRLPANIFILAGQSNMAGRGGVINSTKNGNFTWDGIVPPQCQPNPSILRLSANLEWVLAQEPLHADIDYNKTNGIGPGMPFANAVLTRDPAIGVIGLVPCAIGGTNITHWAKGGFLYDQLVRRTQAALKNGGVLRAMLWYQGESDTINREDADDYKGRLEKFFKEVRADLKHPRLPIIQVALASGEGRFVETVREAQLGTNLLDVQCIDGKGLTLEPDRLHLTTPAQVQLGQMFAHAFLQSLPTPIRTSSNSAATLSFLVSDHFVGFLFYSTFLFVGLQII; this is encoded by the exons ATGATGCTCGCCTTCTTCATCTTGGCTCTTGTATCACAAGGCACCCGCTTGGTGGCGTCTCAACGACTTCCCGCTAACATATTTATCCTCGCCGGTCAGAGCAACATGGCCGGCCGTGGAGGCGTCATCAACAGCACCAAGAACGGCAATTTCACTTGGGATGGCATTGTTCCTCCACAGTGCCAACCAAACCCATCAATTTTACGGTTAAGTGCCAACCTCGAATGGGTCCTAGCCCAAGAGCCTCTCCACGCCGACATCGATTATAATAAAACCAATGGGATTGGACCAGGGATGCCATTCGCTAACGCAGTCCTGACCAGGGATCCAGCCATCGGGGTAATCGGTCTGGTGCCATGTGCAATCGGAGGGACAAATATAACTCACTGGGCGAAGGGAGGTTTCCTCTACGACCAGTTGGTGCGGAGGACTCAAGCAGCCTTGAAGAACGGCGGCGTTCTCAGAGCAATGCTATGGTATCAAGGCGAGAGTGATACGATAAACAGAGAAGATGCCGATGATTACAAAGGCAGATTAGAGAAATTTTTCAAAGAAGTCCGGGCCGATCTGAAACATCCTAGGCTCCCTATTATCCAG GTGGCTCTGGCGTCAGGAGAGGGACGATTTGTGGAGACCGTTAGAGAAGCTCAACTGGGAACTAACCTTCTTGACGTGCAATGCATCGACGGTAAGGGACTGACTCTGGAGCCTGATCGGCTGCACCTGACGACGCCTGCTCAGGTTCAGCTTGGCCAGATGTTTGCTCATGCCTTTCTTCAATCTCTGCCTACCCCAATTCGCACGAGTAGTAATTCTGCTGCAACGCTTTCTTTTTTGGTTTCCGACCATTTCGtaggttttttattttattctacgTTTTTATTTGTAGGTCTTCAAATAATCTAG